From Canis lupus familiaris isolate Mischka breed German Shepherd chromosome 16, alternate assembly UU_Cfam_GSD_1.0, whole genome shotgun sequence, one genomic window encodes:
- the OR9A4C gene encoding olfactory receptor family 9 subfamily A member 4C — MLGNQSSATEFYLLGFPGSKDLHHLLFATFFFFYSVTLMGNMVIILIVCADKRLQSPMYFFLSHLSALEILVTSVIVPVMLWELLLPGMLTISLAACVTQLFLYLSLGTTEFALLGAMAVDRYVAVCNPLRYNVIMNSRTCIWVVIVSWVFGFLFEIWPVYATFQLTFCKSNVVNNFFCDRGQLLKLSCNNTLFIEFILFLMAVFVLFGSLIPTIISYTYIISTILKIPSASGRRKAFSTCASHFTFVVIGYGTCLFLYVKPKQTQAADYNRVASLLVSVVTPFLNPLIFTLRNDKFMEAFRDVVKRCCQLLRD, encoded by the coding sequence ATGTTGGGGAATCAGTCTAGTGCCACTGAATTTTATCTCCTTGGCTTCCCTGGCTCCAAGGATCTACACCATCTTCTCTTTgctaccttcttcttcttctactcaGTGACATTAATGGGAAACATGGTCATCATCTTGATTGTGTGTGCTGATAAACGTCTGCAGTCccccatgtatttcttccttaGTCACCTCTCTGCCTTGGAGATCTTGGTTACATCTGTTATTGTGCCTGTGATGCTTTGGGAGTTGCTGCTCCCTGGGATGCTAACGATATCTCTCGCTGCATGTGTCACCCAGCTCTTCCTGTACCTTTCTCTGGGGACCACCGAGTTTGCATTACTGGGAGCAATGGCTGTGGACCGTTACGTGGCTGTCTGTAACCCTTTGAGGTATAATGTCATTATGAACAGCCGCACCTGTATCTGGGTGGTCATTGTGTCATGGGTGTTTGGGTTCCTTTTTGAAATCTGGCCAGTGTATGCCACATTTCAGCTTACGTTCTGCAAATCCAATGTGGTGAACAATTTCTTCTGTGACCGAGGGCAATTGCTCAAACTATCCTGCAACAATACTCTTTTCATAGAGTTTATTCTATTCCTAATGgctgtctttgttctttttggttCTCTGATCCCTACAATCATCTCCTACACCTACATCATCTCCACCATCCTCAAGATCCCCTCAGCCTCTGGGCGGAGGAAAGCCTTTTCTACGTGTGCGTCTCACTTCACCTTTGTCGTGATTGGGTATGGCACCTGCTTGTTCCTCTATGTGAAACCCAAGCAAACCCAGGCAGCTGATTACAACAGAGTAGCATCACTGCTGGTTTCAGTGGTGACCCCTTTTCTGAATCCACTTATCTTTACCCTCCGGAATGACAAATTCATGGAGGCCTTTCGAGATGTTGTGAAACGCTGCTGTCAACTTCTCCGGGATTAG